In Phormidium yuhuli AB48, one genomic interval encodes:
- a CDS encoding nuclear transport factor 2 family protein: protein MGDLRELSKRERITALYEAINRRDVEGALVYVDEDCVYEDVNFPKPFLGVAEVRGFFAETCANVPEDLLFVIDDCAEGEGETVALLWHIELAGIPFPNGRGVGFYRFSTQTGKLVFARDISEPPLKLGRFALLIVRLVAPLGRRFLKPTPSESSAQSSSRLYPSYGAFLWIFTVIYLAVLILSPRDWLLPGDPLWALQPETIRELLDESLNFFFVLPILNGLGLTLLESPPVHPVTQAFFNFAEAWIFMFLPLLLADPRGYRLPRPLIWLGAMFLTNIFLLPYMGLRCTTEPDPQQSQGKGFMARSFGWTGLVVGAIAVVWFFAVGDVGGVGERLGFFGQMLRGDRVTIAFALDIVLFSIFQGIILGGIMPPGHPRRGLRWIPFWGLGLWLIL, encoded by the coding sequence ATGGGTGATTTGAGGGAGTTGTCGAAGCGGGAACGAATTACGGCTTTGTATGAGGCGATTAACCGGCGGGATGTTGAGGGGGCGTTGGTTTATGTGGATGAGGATTGTGTGTATGAGGATGTGAATTTCCCTAAGCCGTTTTTGGGGGTAGCTGAGGTTCGGGGATTTTTTGCGGAAACTTGTGCCAATGTTCCTGAGGATTTGCTGTTTGTGATTGATGATTGTGCTGAGGGAGAGGGGGAGACGGTGGCCCTGCTTTGGCATATTGAGTTGGCGGGGATTCCGTTTCCCAATGGCCGAGGGGTGGGGTTCTATCGCTTTTCGACGCAGACGGGTAAATTGGTGTTTGCTCGTGATATCTCAGAACCTCCTCTCAAGTTAGGTCGATTTGCTCTGTTGATTGTCCGCTTGGTTGCTCCTCTGGGGCGACGGTTCTTAAAACCCACTCCGTCTGAATCGTCGGCCCAGTCGTCGTCTCGCCTCTATCCGAGTTATGGGGCGTTTCTGTGGATTTTTACGGTGATCTATTTGGCGGTGTTGATTCTTTCTCCCAGGGATTGGTTGCTTCCTGGGGATCCCCTTTGGGCGTTGCAACCTGAGACGATTCGGGAGTTGCTGGATGAGTCGTTGAATTTCTTTTTTGTGCTGCCGATTCTGAATGGGTTGGGGCTAACGCTGTTGGAGTCTCCGCCGGTGCATCCGGTGACTCAGGCGTTTTTTAATTTTGCGGAAGCTTGGATTTTTATGTTTCTGCCCCTATTGTTGGCCGATCCTCGGGGCTACCGCCTCCCTCGCCCTCTGATTTGGCTGGGGGCGATGTTTTTGACGAATATCTTTCTGTTGCCCTATATGGGGTTGCGTTGCACCACTGAGCCAGATCCGCAACAGAGTCAAGGGAAGGGGTTTATGGCTCGTTCCTTTGGTTGGACGGGGTTAGTGGTGGGGGCGATCGCGGTGGTTTGGTTTTTTGCGGTGGGCGATGTGGGTGGGGTTGGGGAACGACTGGGGTTCTTTGGCCAGATGTTACGGGGCGATCGCGTCACGATTGCCTTCGCCCTGGATATTGTTCTATTTAGTATCTTCCAAGGGATAATCCTGGGGGGAATTATGCCCCCCGGCCATCCTCGGCGGGGCCTACGCTGGATTCCCTTTTGGGGCTTGGGATTGTGGTTAATTCTCTAG
- a CDS encoding DUF4359 domain-containing protein: MKTSLIGIGIVVLGAGMALGVTNPSREQYRVYAGEILATHLKEEVCTGLRGGQDLCQSFVEESRPQIEQIIDRNTNRDNFFLFSIYRTELSLPIPIPGIPTIQAETIGGLTQFYTYELEEI; encoded by the coding sequence ATGAAAACAAGTCTTATTGGAATCGGAATCGTTGTTCTCGGAGCCGGGATGGCGTTGGGAGTCACCAATCCCAGCCGAGAGCAGTATCGAGTCTATGCGGGAGAGATTCTTGCAACTCATCTCAAGGAGGAAGTTTGTACCGGTTTGCGGGGAGGCCAAGACCTTTGTCAGTCTTTTGTCGAGGAGAGCCGACCCCAAATCGAACAGATTATCGATCGCAACACCAATCGCGACAACTTCTTCCTCTTCAGTATCTACCGCACGGAACTCTCCCTTCCCATCCCCATCCCCGGAATCCCCACCATTCAGGCGGAAACCATCGGCGGATTAACCCAATTCTACACCTATGAGCTAGAAGAAATATAA
- the recR gene encoding recombination mediator RecR, whose product MARLIEQFQKLPGVGPKTAQRLALHVLKRPEAEAQALATALIEAKQQVGLCQVCFHFSADPVCEICRNPNRDDSTICVVADSRDVIALEKTREYRGKYHVLGGTIAPMEGIGPEQLHIQPLVQRVSQGTIKEVILAINPSVEGETTTMYVGQLIKPFTRVTRIAFGLPMGGDLEYADEVTLARALEGRRDLD is encoded by the coding sequence CTGGCTCGGCTGATCGAGCAATTCCAGAAACTTCCCGGTGTTGGGCCCAAGACAGCACAACGCCTCGCCCTTCATGTTCTCAAGCGTCCAGAAGCAGAAGCCCAAGCCTTAGCAACCGCCTTAATTGAAGCCAAGCAGCAAGTGGGATTATGTCAAGTCTGCTTTCACTTCTCCGCCGATCCCGTTTGTGAGATTTGTCGTAACCCCAACCGGGATGACAGTACCATCTGCGTCGTCGCCGACTCCCGCGATGTCATCGCCCTGGAAAAAACCCGGGAATATCGCGGCAAATACCATGTTTTGGGAGGAACGATCGCCCCCATGGAGGGAATTGGCCCCGAACAACTCCATATACAGCCTCTAGTGCAGCGCGTCAGTCAAGGAACCATTAAAGAAGTCATCTTAGCCATTAACCCCAGCGTAGAAGGAGAAACCACCACCATGTATGTGGGCCAACTCATCAAACCCTTCACCCGAGTAACCCGCATCGCCTTCGGCTTACCCATGGGAGGGGACTTAGAATATGCCGATGAAGTGACCCTAGCTCGGGCCTTAGAAGGGCGACGAGATCTCGACTAG
- a CDS encoding DUF4336 domain-containing protein — MMLKEVDIDVWVAEQPFRYLGLGVGNRMTVIRLANRELAVISPIQSSDRLVSQLEELGVVKYIIAPNLYHYLFAANFKSIYPQATFWAAPGLTIKKPDLPIDQTIKGNKGELLPGLDFILFDGLRVLSLTGIDSLNECVFFHSDSRTLILTDTAFNFDESFPILTRFSARVLGGYKQLSLSILERLATTEKERVRKSFEQVMLWDFERVIMAHGSIIERNGKEQFKKGYESFLNLS; from the coding sequence ATGATGCTAAAAGAAGTTGACATAGATGTTTGGGTTGCAGAACAACCTTTCCGGTATTTGGGACTCGGTGTTGGAAACAGGATGACAGTTATTCGATTGGCGAATCGGGAATTGGCGGTGATTTCTCCAATTCAATCTAGCGACAGACTTGTAAGCCAGCTAGAGGAACTGGGAGTGGTTAAGTATATTATTGCCCCCAACCTTTATCATTATTTGTTTGCAGCTAATTTTAAATCTATTTATCCCCAGGCAACCTTTTGGGCTGCACCTGGTTTGACCATCAAAAAACCAGATTTGCCGATTGATCAGACTATCAAGGGTAATAAAGGTGAGTTATTACCTGGATTAGACTTTATCTTGTTCGATGGTTTAAGAGTTTTGAGCTTAACGGGAATTGATTCACTTAATGAATGTGTGTTTTTTCATTCTGATAGCCGCACTCTTATTTTGACAGATACGGCATTTAATTTCGATGAAAGCTTCCCAATTTTGACACGATTTTCAGCGAGAGTTCTTGGAGGATATAAACAATTAAGTCTATCGATTTTGGAACGGCTTGCCACAACTGAAAAAGAGCGAGTTAGAAAATCGTTTGAACAAGTCATGTTATGGGATTTCGAACGAGTTATCATGGCTCATGGAAGTATAATTGAACGAAATGGCAAAGAACAATTCAAAAAAGGGTATGAATCTTTTTTGAATTTAAGCTAG
- a CDS encoding DUF433 domain-containing protein, whose protein sequence is MTFTTHTPVTWQYLNIDAHNQATIAHSRVSVAQLIQEKHAHGWSPEELHFQYPEISLAAIYSALSYCYTYQPQIDTKIYQEQEEIQNLQADLITMGVGHHTADFKQRLQQKRQQQG, encoded by the coding sequence ATGACATTCACCACCCATACTCCTGTAACTTGGCAATACCTAAACATTGATGCTCACAATCAGGCAACCATTGCCCATAGTCGCGTTTCAGTTGCCCAACTGATTCAAGAAAAACACGCCCACGGCTGGAGTCCAGAAGAACTGCACTTTCAATACCCAGAAATTTCTCTGGCTGCCATTTATTCTGCCCTCAGTTATTGCTACACCTATCAACCCCAAATTGATACTAAAATTTATCAAGAACAGGAAGAAATCCAGAACTTGCAAGCTGATTTAATTACAATGGGGGTTGGTCATCACACTGCCGATTTTAAACAAAGGCTTCAGCAAAAACGGCAGCAGCAAGGATAA
- a CDS encoding biliverdin-producing heme oxygenase — protein MSVQLASLLREGTGRAHTAAENTAYMKCFLKGIVEREPFRKLLANLYFVYRTLEEELERHREHPVIAGIDFPQLRRTANLEADLAFYYGENWREQIQPLPEGLAYVNRLQEISQTEPALLVAHAYTRYMGDLSGGQSLKHIVRSALDLPPNQGTGLHEFAAFPTPESRRDFKVQYRDALNALPVDEALAQRIVEEANLAFQLNRDVMHGLEADVKAAVGDHVFDLLTRQDKPGSTERAHPVAR, from the coding sequence ATGAGTGTTCAATTAGCTAGCTTGCTGCGAGAGGGAACGGGACGGGCCCACACCGCAGCGGAAAACACGGCCTATATGAAGTGCTTTCTCAAGGGGATTGTCGAGCGAGAACCGTTCCGGAAACTTCTGGCGAACCTCTATTTTGTCTATCGAACCCTAGAAGAAGAACTCGAACGTCATCGGGAACACCCCGTGATTGCGGGGATTGACTTTCCTCAATTGCGGCGAACTGCGAACCTGGAGGCAGATTTAGCCTTTTATTATGGGGAGAACTGGCGTGAGCAAATTCAGCCACTCCCAGAGGGCCTCGCCTATGTCAATCGCCTCCAAGAGATTTCCCAAACGGAACCGGCGTTGCTCGTCGCTCATGCGTACACCCGTTATATGGGAGATTTATCGGGGGGACAAAGCCTGAAACACATCGTTCGTTCGGCGTTAGATCTTCCTCCCAATCAGGGAACAGGCCTCCATGAGTTTGCGGCCTTCCCCACTCCCGAAAGCCGACGGGATTTTAAAGTTCAGTATCGGGATGCGTTGAACGCACTCCCAGTGGATGAGGCCTTGGCCCAAAGGATTGTTGAAGAAGCCAATTTAGCCTTTCAACTCAACCGTGATGTGATGCATGGGTTAGAGGCTGATGTGAAAGCGGCGGTTGGCGATCATGTGTTTGATTTGTTGACTCGCCAGGATAAGCCAGGAAGTACCGAACGGGCCCATCCTGTGGCCCGTTGA
- the ald gene encoding alanine dehydrogenase encodes MDIGVPREIKDREFRVGLSPQSVRVLGDRGHRVFVETQAGLGSGFTDEDYRQVGGTVVESAAVAWEQPMVVKVKEPLPEEYGFLKGSGGDRLLFTYLHLAAERELTEALMESGILAIAYETVQLPDGRLPLLAPMSVIAGRLSVQFGAHFLERPQGGRGVLLGGVPGVPPGNVVILGGGVVGTEAARVAIGLGARVRIFDINLDRLSYLETLFGSRVELQYSTSLAIEAAVPEADLLVGAALVLGRKPPMLVSRELVHRMKPGAVIVDVAVDQGGCIETIRPTSHTEPTYLVSDVLHYGVPNMPGSVPRTATQSLNHSTLPYVLTLAEAGAKAIEMDEAIASGVNVRDHQLVHPAVREVFGDL; translated from the coding sequence ATGGATATTGGTGTTCCTCGGGAAATTAAAGACCGGGAGTTTCGGGTGGGGTTGAGTCCGCAAAGTGTTCGGGTTTTGGGCGATCGCGGCCATCGGGTTTTTGTGGAAACTCAGGCGGGGCTGGGTTCGGGGTTTACGGATGAGGATTATCGCCAGGTGGGGGGGACGGTGGTGGAGTCGGCGGCGGTGGCTTGGGAACAGCCGATGGTGGTGAAGGTGAAGGAACCTCTGCCGGAGGAATATGGGTTTCTCAAGGGGAGTGGGGGCGATCGCCTGCTGTTTACGTATCTCCATTTGGCAGCAGAACGGGAGTTGACGGAGGCCCTGATGGAGTCGGGGATTTTGGCGATCGCCTATGAGACAGTTCAACTTCCTGATGGCCGTTTGCCACTTCTGGCTCCGATGAGTGTGATTGCAGGACGACTTTCGGTGCAGTTTGGGGCCCATTTCTTGGAACGGCCTCAGGGGGGCCGGGGGGTGCTTTTGGGGGGCGTTCCGGGGGTTCCTCCGGGAAATGTGGTGATTCTGGGTGGCGGGGTTGTGGGAACGGAGGCGGCCCGGGTGGCCATTGGTTTGGGAGCGCGAGTGCGGATTTTTGATATTAATCTCGATCGCCTCTCTTATCTAGAAACCCTCTTCGGTTCTCGGGTGGAGTTGCAATACAGCACTTCCTTGGCGATTGAGGCGGCGGTTCCAGAGGCGGATTTATTGGTGGGGGCGGCGTTGGTTTTGGGGCGTAAACCGCCGATGTTGGTGTCTCGGGAATTAGTCCATCGCATGAAACCTGGGGCGGTAATTGTGGATGTGGCGGTGGATCAGGGGGGCTGTATTGAGACGATTCGCCCAACGTCTCATACGGAACCGACGTATTTGGTGTCCGATGTCTTGCATTATGGGGTTCCCAATATGCCGGGTTCGGTTCCTCGCACGGCGACTCAGTCGTTGAATCATAGTACGCTTCCCTATGTGTTGACGTTGGCCGAGGCGGGGGCTAAGGCGATTGAGATGGATGAGGCGATCGCGTCTGGGGTGAATGTACGAGATCATCAGTTGGTTCATCCGGCGGTGCGGGAGGTATTTGGGGATTTGTAG
- the hemN gene encoding oxygen-independent coproporphyrinogen III oxidase — MEVSTQSVRFDAQLLQKHNHPTPRYTSYPPATELSSDFNQQDFYEAIARGNAKKTPLSLYCHIPFCESACYFCGCNVIVTQLKDKVANPYLDYLFENIEQTAPLIDGDRLVQQMHWGGGTPNYLNPEQLERLWNKLHEHFTFAEDAEISIEVNPRYIDRDYILFLRKLGFNRISFGIQDFNPVVQEAINRVQPEELLFNVMAWMREADFESVNVDLIYGLPYQTLDTFRDTIAKTIQLNPDRIAVFNFAYVPWMKPVQKRILEETLPSSEEKLEIVHMTIDELTDNGYVFIGMDHFAKPGDELAIAQRKGELHRNFQGYTTKPDSELFGFGVTAISMLHDVYVQNYKGLKDFYRAIEEKQTPIEKLVKLAEPDNLLRREVIMELMCHFRLDKREISQKHGIDFDTYFALDLRMLQEFEEDGLVINGCDIIEVTPSGRLMVRNIAYCFDAYSRERKQQRFSKSI; from the coding sequence ATGGAAGTTTCCACTCAATCAGTTCGCTTTGACGCTCAGCTTTTACAAAAACATAACCACCCCACCCCCCGCTACACCAGTTATCCCCCCGCCACAGAACTGAGTTCGGACTTTAATCAACAGGACTTTTACGAGGCGATCGCCCGTGGAAATGCCAAGAAAACTCCCTTATCGCTCTACTGTCACATTCCCTTTTGTGAGAGTGCCTGTTACTTTTGCGGCTGCAATGTTATCGTCACCCAACTGAAAGATAAAGTGGCGAATCCTTATCTGGATTATCTCTTTGAAAACATCGAACAGACGGCTCCCTTGATTGACGGCGATCGCCTCGTGCAACAAATGCACTGGGGAGGGGGAACGCCAAATTATCTCAACCCCGAACAACTCGAACGACTCTGGAACAAGCTGCATGAGCATTTCACCTTTGCTGAGGATGCAGAAATCTCCATCGAAGTCAATCCTCGCTACATTGATCGCGACTATATCCTCTTTTTAAGAAAACTCGGCTTTAACCGCATTAGTTTTGGGATTCAAGATTTCAACCCCGTCGTTCAAGAAGCCATCAACCGGGTTCAGCCAGAAGAACTCCTCTTCAATGTCATGGCTTGGATGCGAGAAGCGGACTTTGAGAGTGTGAATGTGGATCTGATTTATGGACTTCCCTATCAAACCCTCGATACCTTCCGCGACACCATCGCCAAAACCATTCAACTCAATCCCGATCGCATTGCGGTGTTTAACTTCGCCTATGTTCCCTGGATGAAACCGGTGCAAAAACGGATTCTGGAAGAAACCCTCCCCAGTTCCGAAGAAAAACTGGAAATCGTCCATATGACCATTGACGAATTGACCGATAATGGTTATGTCTTTATTGGCATGGACCACTTTGCCAAGCCTGGAGATGAGTTGGCGATCGCCCAACGCAAAGGCGAACTACATCGTAACTTCCAAGGTTATACCACCAAACCCGACTCTGAACTCTTTGGTTTCGGCGTCACTGCTATCAGTATGCTGCACGATGTTTATGTGCAGAATTACAAAGGATTGAAAGATTTTTACCGAGCCATTGAGGAGAAGCAAACCCCCATCGAGAAACTCGTCAAACTCGCAGAACCGGACAATCTCTTACGTCGGGAAGTCATTATGGAATTGATGTGTCACTTCCGCCTCGACAAACGCGAGATTTCCCAGAAACATGGCATTGACTTTGATACATATTTTGCCCTCGACTTACGGATGTTACAAGAGTTTGAAGAGGATGGCTTAGTCATCAATGGCTGTGATATAATCGAAGTGACACCGAGTGGGCGTTTGATGGTTCGGAATATCGCCTACTGTTTTGATGCCTATAGCCGCGAGCGGAAACAACAGCGATTCTCCAAGTCGATTTAG
- a CDS encoding HigA family addiction module antitoxin, with product MVRIPTHRSPTHPGEMLLEEFLKPMELSQRDLANGIHVPYQRVNEIINGRRGITPSTALRLAKFFDMSPDFGLNLQLRWDLYHTQQEEQEILKQISSLPSDNCYSK from the coding sequence ATGGTTCGTATTCCCACTCATCGTTCCCCTACCCATCCAGGCGAGATGCTTTTAGAAGAGTTTCTGAAGCCAATGGAACTAAGCCAACGAGACTTAGCCAATGGGATTCATGTTCCCTATCAACGAGTCAATGAGATTATTAACGGACGGCGAGGAATCACTCCCAGTACCGCTTTGCGTCTCGCTAAGTTCTTTGATATGTCACCGGATTTTGGGCTAAATCTTCAACTGCGTTGGGATTTATATCATACCCAACAGGAAGAGCAAGAGATTCTGAAGCAAATTTCCTCTCTCCCATCTGACAATTGCTACTCTAAATAG
- a CDS encoding carotenoid oxygenase family protein, whose product MYTEPRSLSQDYSRDDWKRGYLSQHQESEYWLDHLEGDIPPELCGTLFRVGPGLLDINGYPVNHPFDGDGMVCAIAFKDGRAHFRNRFVQTQGFLEEQKAGKPLYRGVFGTQKPGGWLGNIFDTRLKNIANTNVIYWGGKLLALWEAAEPHRLNPHTLETLGLEDLDGVLEEGDAIAAHPHIDPHSQGNHGEPCLVNFAVKPGPSTAITLYEFATSGKLLRQQTRFIPGFAFLHDMAITPNYCIFFQNPVSFNPLPYLLGFRGAAECIEFNPNTSTKIIVIPRDGSGAMNILDAEPCFVFHHANAWEDNGDIYVDSICYNSFPQPTADSDFRDVDFETIPEGQLWNFRLNLEEETVSHQVVESRCCEFPVLHPEKVGRKARYLYMGTTHREQGNAPLQGVMKCDRLTGERQVWSFAPRGFTGEPTFVPHPQGTEEDDGWLLLLMYDAEHHRSDVVIFDAKSVDKGPLARLHLKYHIPYGLHGNFTPEYFGP is encoded by the coding sequence GTGTATACCGAACCTCGTTCTCTCTCCCAAGACTACAGCCGCGACGATTGGAAGCGGGGGTATCTCTCCCAGCATCAAGAGTCTGAGTATTGGCTCGATCACCTAGAGGGGGACATTCCCCCAGAACTCTGCGGAACCCTGTTTCGAGTCGGGCCAGGATTACTGGATATCAACGGCTATCCGGTGAATCATCCCTTTGATGGTGATGGAATGGTTTGTGCGATCGCCTTCAAAGATGGACGGGCCCATTTCCGCAACCGCTTTGTGCAAACCCAAGGCTTCCTGGAAGAACAAAAAGCTGGGAAACCCTTATATCGTGGGGTATTCGGCACTCAGAAACCCGGTGGCTGGCTGGGGAATATCTTTGACACCCGCCTCAAGAACATCGCCAACACCAATGTCATCTACTGGGGTGGGAAGTTATTGGCGTTATGGGAGGCGGCTGAACCCCATCGTTTAAATCCCCATACCTTAGAGACGTTGGGCCTGGAGGACCTTGATGGGGTATTAGAGGAGGGAGATGCGATCGCCGCTCATCCCCACATCGACCCCCATTCCCAGGGAAACCACGGCGAACCCTGTCTCGTCAACTTCGCTGTGAAACCGGGTCCCTCAACCGCCATCACCCTGTACGAATTTGCCACATCGGGGAAACTCCTGCGCCAACAAACCCGTTTCATTCCGGGGTTCGCCTTTCTCCATGACATGGCCATCACCCCCAACTACTGCATTTTCTTCCAGAATCCCGTCTCCTTTAACCCCCTTCCCTACCTTTTGGGATTCCGGGGGGCCGCTGAATGTATTGAATTTAATCCCAACACCTCCACTAAAATCATCGTGATTCCCCGGGACGGTTCCGGTGCGATGAACATTCTGGATGCGGAACCCTGTTTTGTCTTCCACCACGCCAACGCCTGGGAAGACAACGGGGACATTTACGTGGATTCCATCTGTTATAACTCGTTCCCCCAACCCACCGCCGATTCTGATTTCCGGGATGTCGATTTTGAGACAATCCCCGAAGGACAACTTTGGAACTTCCGTCTCAATTTAGAGGAAGAAACCGTCAGCCACCAGGTGGTAGAATCTCGCTGTTGTGAGTTTCCCGTGTTGCATCCTGAGAAAGTTGGACGTAAGGCTCGTTACTTATATATGGGAACGACCCATCGAGAGCAAGGAAATGCGCCGTTACAGGGAGTCATGAAGTGCGATCGGCTCACGGGAGAACGTCAAGTTTGGAGTTTTGCGCCACGGGGATTCACCGGAGAACCCACCTTTGTTCCTCATCCCCAGGGAACAGAGGAAGATGACGGTTGGCTATTACTGTTGATGTATGATGCGGAACATCATCGCAGTGATGTGGTCATTTTTGATGCTAAGTCTGTGGACAAGGGTCCCCTAGCACGGTTGCATCTCAAGTATCACATTCCCTATGGTCTCCATGGCAATTTCACGCCGGAGTATTTTGGTCCTTAG
- a CDS encoding type II toxin-antitoxin system PemK/MazF family toxin — MGVVALGFDVFWVNLDSTIGSEIQKTRPCVIILPDEMNRYIATVMIVLMTTKGKAYSMQISC; from the coding sequence ATGGGAGTGGTAGCCCTGGGTTTTGATGTTTTTTGGGTTAATCTTGACTCCACAATTGGCAGTGAAATTCAGAAAACACGACCCTGTGTGATCATCTTGCCAGATGAAATGAACCGTTATATTGCTACGGTGATGATTGTACTAATGACGACAAAAGGGAAAGCCTACTCGATGCAAATTTCCTGCTAA
- a CDS encoding type II toxin-antitoxin system PemK/MazF family toxin: MTTMMPPKPTVSRGDVALVLFPNSNLSSAKTRPALIVQADDLQTGLPQIIVAMITSQMFRAGHPSRVTILLNFPEGQQSGLLTDSVVMTDNLATIVMLAVHRLIGSLPMAEIDKALKHTLGL, translated from the coding sequence ATGACAACTATGATGCCGCCAAAGCCAACGGTTAGTCGAGGTGATGTTGCTCTGGTTCTCTTTCCCAATTCCAATCTGAGTTCTGCGAAGACACGACCTGCATTGATCGTGCAAGCAGATGACTTACAGACAGGACTGCCCCAAATTATTGTTGCGATGATTACCAGCCAAATGTTTCGGGCAGGGCATCCCAGTCGTGTCACTATTTTGCTAAATTTCCCTGAGGGGCAACAGTCAGGCTTGTTGACAGACTCAGTTGTGATGACTGACAACCTGGCAACGATTGTAATGTTAGCGGTTCATCGTTTGATTGGCTCATTGCCTATGGCAGAAATTGATAAAGCATTGAAACACACACTGGGCTTGTAG
- a CDS encoding ATP adenylyltransferase family protein, which translates to MSDGEFLLSPNSLWTRTLEQTQFALDCGALEPIPTEFEYLQQGEIRFLVRILANIDRKAKAKAAETRQTQETGKPFNPFLPYDKNLFVANLSASHVCLLNKFNVVDHHLLMVTREFEHQNTWLTVADFAALQIGLREIDGLGFYNGGTEAGASQPHKHLQLVPLPLMPDGDRLPIEGAIAQTEYVGTGLDKIGRSPEFPFNHAIAPISLNRSPEELQQQYYRLLNAVGLIEGTPKTETQTGAYNLLATRDWLMVVRRTQEGCAGISLNALGFAGALLVRNLEQLEQLKTLTPLALLANVAPVEG; encoded by the coding sequence ATGTCTGACGGAGAATTTCTGCTATCCCCCAACAGCCTCTGGACACGAACCCTCGAACAAACCCAGTTCGCGCTCGACTGTGGCGCACTGGAGCCAATTCCCACGGAATTTGAGTATTTGCAACAGGGAGAGATTCGCTTCCTGGTGAGAATCCTGGCCAACATCGATCGCAAGGCCAAAGCCAAAGCCGCAGAAACCCGTCAGACTCAGGAGACGGGAAAACCCTTTAATCCCTTCCTCCCCTACGACAAAAACCTCTTTGTAGCCAACTTGTCGGCCAGTCATGTCTGTCTCCTCAATAAGTTTAATGTCGTCGACCATCATCTGCTCATGGTGACACGGGAGTTTGAGCATCAGAATACCTGGCTGACGGTGGCGGATTTTGCGGCCTTACAGATTGGCTTGCGGGAAATTGACGGCTTGGGGTTTTATAACGGGGGGACCGAGGCCGGTGCGAGTCAACCCCATAAGCATTTGCAACTGGTTCCCCTTCCCTTGATGCCCGATGGCGATCGCTTGCCCATTGAGGGGGCGATCGCGCAAACTGAGTATGTTGGGACAGGACTGGACAAAATCGGTCGCTCCCCTGAGTTTCCCTTCAACCATGCGATCGCACCCATCTCCCTCAACCGCTCCCCCGAAGAACTCCAGCAACAGTATTATCGTCTCCTCAACGCCGTCGGGTTAATCGAAGGAACTCCCAAAACCGAAACTCAAACCGGGGCCTATAACCTCCTAGCGACCCGAGATTGGCTGATGGTTGTGCGGCGAACACAAGAGGGATGCGCCGGAATCTCCCTCAATGCGTTAGGCTTCGCCGGGGCCCTCCTCGTCCGCAACTTGGAACAACTCGAACAGCTCAAAACCCTGACTCCCCTGGCGTTGCTGGCGAACGTAGCACCCGTCGAGGGGTAA